A genomic region of Rhodococcus pyridinivorans contains the following coding sequences:
- a CDS encoding response regulator transcription factor codes for MTRVFLVDDHEIVRRGLVDLLSSVPDFTVVGEAASVGEALARVPESGADVAVLDVRLPDGNGVELCRELRTRMPGLRALMLTSYADDEALFDAIMAGASGFVLKQILGTDLVSAIRTVGEGGSLLDSRATAALMERIRASRTADPLAELSEQERAVFELIGEGLTNREIAERLFLAEKTVKNYVSRLLAKLGMQRRTQAAVLATELRNERGKPTS; via the coding sequence ATGACCCGCGTGTTCCTCGTCGACGATCACGAGATCGTGCGGCGCGGCCTGGTGGATCTGCTGAGCAGCGTGCCCGACTTCACCGTCGTCGGTGAGGCCGCCTCGGTGGGCGAGGCCCTGGCCCGCGTGCCCGAGAGCGGCGCCGACGTCGCGGTGCTCGACGTGCGGCTTCCCGACGGCAACGGTGTCGAACTGTGCCGCGAGCTGCGTACCCGCATGCCGGGTCTGCGCGCCCTGATGCTCACCTCCTACGCCGACGACGAGGCACTCTTCGACGCGATCATGGCAGGCGCCTCCGGGTTCGTGCTCAAGCAGATCCTCGGCACCGACCTCGTCTCGGCGATCCGCACCGTCGGCGAGGGCGGCTCGTTGCTGGACAGCCGCGCCACCGCCGCCCTCATGGAGCGGATCCGGGCGTCGCGCACGGCCGATCCGCTGGCCGAGCTGTCGGAGCAAGAACGCGCCGTCTTCGAACTCATCGGTGAGGGCCTGACCAACCGGGAAATCGCCGAACGGCTGTTCCTCGCGGAGAAGACTGTGAAGAACTACGTCTCGCGGCTGCTGGCGAAGCTCGGCATGCAGCGCCGCACGCAGGCCGCGGTGCTCGCCACCGAGCTGCGCAACGAGCGCGGCAAGCCGACGTCCTAG
- a CDS encoding RrF2 family transcriptional regulator yields MQLTRFTDLGLRVVMHLVAGPAGSMPGTRTIANQLDLSYAHTTKVVARLGELGVVATRRGRGGGLTVTELGRTASLGWLTRALEGEEEVVECEGAKPCPLRHGCTLRSKLRTAQDAFYAALDDVTIADLATPDAGPVLLTLEPPTGR; encoded by the coding sequence ATGCAACTCACCCGGTTCACCGATCTCGGACTGAGAGTTGTGATGCATCTCGTCGCCGGCCCGGCGGGGAGTATGCCCGGTACCAGAACGATTGCAAACCAGCTCGATCTGTCGTACGCACATACGACGAAGGTCGTCGCCCGACTCGGCGAGCTCGGGGTGGTGGCCACCCGCCGCGGACGCGGCGGAGGCCTGACCGTCACCGAACTCGGCCGCACGGCGAGCCTCGGATGGCTCACCCGAGCCCTCGAAGGTGAAGAAGAAGTCGTCGAGTGCGAAGGAGCGAAGCCGTGCCCCCTGCGTCACGGCTGCACCCTGCGCTCGAAGCTGCGTACCGCACAGGACGCCTTCTACGCCGCTCTCGACGACGTCACGATCGCCGACCTGGCGACCCCTGACGCCGGTCCGGTCCTGCTCACCCTCGAACCACCCACCGGCCGCTGA
- a CDS encoding LLM class F420-dependent oxidoreductase — MRIGMGLNYSGGFAETAAEVADLEKAGLDIVFVPEAYSFDAVSQLGYLAAKTSRVELASGILQLFTRTPTLTAMTAAGLDFVSDGRFVLGVGASGPQVIEGFHGVPYNAPLGRTREIVDICRQVWRREKVDHQGKYYQIPLPEDRGTGLGKPLKIINKPVRERIPIIIASLGPKNVEMTAEIAEGWQPLFYYPEKAADVWGESIAKGKAKRDPALGDLQIYAQTPLAIGDDVDHMLDWVRPMVALYVGGMGAKGKNFYNDLAIRYGYAKEAETIQELYLAGKKEEAAAAVPVELLRSISLIGSEGFVRERVAAFAEAGVTTLNVTPFAADTAGRVRLIEQLRQICG; from the coding sequence ATGCGCATCGGGATGGGACTGAACTACAGCGGAGGTTTCGCGGAGACCGCGGCGGAGGTGGCCGACCTGGAGAAGGCCGGCCTCGACATCGTGTTCGTACCCGAGGCCTATTCGTTCGATGCGGTGAGTCAGCTCGGCTATCTGGCGGCGAAGACCTCCCGGGTCGAACTCGCCTCCGGCATCCTCCAGTTGTTCACCCGGACACCGACGCTCACCGCCATGACGGCGGCCGGTCTGGACTTCGTCTCCGACGGCCGATTCGTGCTCGGTGTCGGCGCGTCGGGCCCTCAGGTCATCGAAGGTTTCCACGGCGTTCCCTACAACGCGCCGCTGGGTCGCACCCGCGAGATCGTCGACATCTGCCGGCAGGTGTGGCGCCGCGAGAAGGTGGACCACCAGGGCAAGTACTACCAGATCCCGCTGCCCGAAGACCGCGGCACCGGACTCGGCAAGCCGCTGAAAATCATCAACAAGCCTGTGCGCGAACGTATCCCGATCATCATCGCGTCGCTCGGCCCGAAGAACGTCGAGATGACCGCCGAGATCGCCGAGGGCTGGCAGCCGCTGTTCTATTACCCGGAGAAGGCCGCCGACGTGTGGGGCGAATCGATCGCGAAGGGCAAGGCCAAGCGCGATCCCGCACTCGGCGACCTGCAGATCTACGCGCAGACCCCGCTCGCCATCGGCGACGACGTCGACCACATGCTCGACTGGGTCCGGCCCATGGTCGCGCTGTACGTCGGCGGCATGGGCGCCAAGGGCAAGAACTTCTACAACGACCTCGCGATCCGCTACGGCTACGCGAAGGAAGCCGAGACCATCCAGGAGCTCTACCTGGCCGGCAAGAAGGAGGAGGCGGCCGCGGCGGTGCCCGTCGAACTGCTCCGCTCGATCTCCCTGATCGGTTCGGAGGGCTTCGTGCGGGAGCGAGTCGCTGCCTTCGCGGAGGCCGGGGTCACCACCCTCAACGTCACCCCCTTCGCGGCCGACACCGCAGGTCGTGTGCGACTGATCGAACAGCTGCGGCAGATCTGCGGCTGA
- a CDS encoding alpha/beta hydrolase family protein, protein MNVEPLDTGTVAGHLHLPEGSPRGAVALTHGAGGNCDARILQLMCSRFADAGFLALRYDLPFRRRKPKGPPQPSRAAEDREGVSAAAAELRDRVSGPLLLGGVSYGGRQTSMLAADEPGIADALVLLSYPLHPPGKPEKLRTEHLPKISVPTVFVHGDRDPFGTFDELREALDLLPAATTLIEVTGAAHDLSRAKTDPSESAVSAALHLLEEKKS, encoded by the coding sequence GTGAATGTCGAACCGCTGGACACCGGCACCGTGGCCGGTCACCTGCATCTTCCCGAGGGCAGTCCGCGGGGTGCCGTCGCGTTGACGCACGGCGCCGGCGGCAACTGCGACGCCCGGATCCTGCAGCTGATGTGCTCCCGGTTCGCCGATGCCGGCTTCCTCGCCCTGCGCTACGACCTGCCGTTTCGCCGTCGCAAGCCCAAGGGACCCCCGCAGCCGTCCCGCGCCGCGGAGGACCGCGAGGGTGTGTCCGCCGCGGCCGCGGAGCTGCGCGACCGCGTGTCCGGGCCCTTACTGCTCGGCGGCGTCTCCTACGGCGGCCGGCAGACGTCGATGCTCGCGGCCGACGAACCCGGCATCGCCGACGCCCTCGTCCTGCTGTCCTATCCCCTCCATCCCCCGGGCAAGCCGGAGAAGCTGCGCACCGAGCACCTGCCGAAGATATCGGTGCCCACGGTGTTCGTCCACGGCGACCGCGACCCCTTCGGTACCTTCGACGAACTGCGGGAGGCACTCGATCTCCTGCCCGCGGCCACGACTCTCATCGAGGTCACCGGGGCCGCACACGACCTGAGCCGCGCGAAGACGGATCCCTCGGAATCCGCCGTGTCCGCCGCGCTGCACCTGCTGGAAGAGAAGAAGTCATGA
- a CDS encoding universal stress protein codes for MKPLGEAPRDHNHVTVGADGSPASERAVRWAAATAAGRKIPLHLVHAVDFAPSGWTKLPFFRPSQVFEWSEAEAQALLKEAAETAEAVAPDLEITAELALTGSAKWLVELSRTSRMIVLGATGSTKMGEAFLGSTPVSVAGHAECPVVVVRGPEGPVPDERPVVVGVDGSPASRQAVDLAFEEASWRRVDLVAVHVWSDLKVGEIDESPLDFDPRAFEEYEHSLLSECLAGYGERYPDVTVHRKVYVDGPRAHLQSWSEKAQLVVVGTRGRGGFKGMVLGSTGNALMREARCPVMVVRPVTS; via the coding sequence GTGAAACCTCTCGGTGAAGCACCCCGCGACCACAACCACGTAACCGTCGGTGCCGACGGTTCCCCGGCCTCCGAGCGGGCGGTGAGGTGGGCTGCCGCCACCGCGGCCGGCCGGAAGATCCCACTGCATCTCGTCCACGCGGTGGACTTCGCACCCTCGGGTTGGACGAAACTTCCCTTCTTCCGCCCCTCGCAGGTCTTCGAATGGAGCGAGGCCGAGGCTCAGGCACTCCTGAAGGAGGCTGCAGAGACCGCCGAGGCGGTGGCGCCGGACCTCGAGATCACCGCCGAGCTCGCCCTCACCGGAAGCGCCAAGTGGCTCGTCGAACTGTCCCGCACGTCGCGCATGATCGTCCTCGGGGCCACCGGCAGCACCAAGATGGGGGAGGCCTTCCTCGGTTCCACCCCGGTCTCCGTCGCCGGTCATGCCGAATGCCCGGTCGTCGTGGTGCGAGGACCGGAAGGGCCCGTCCCCGACGAGCGACCCGTCGTCGTCGGCGTGGACGGCAGCCCCGCGAGCCGCCAAGCGGTCGATCTGGCGTTCGAGGAGGCATCCTGGCGCAGGGTCGACCTCGTCGCCGTCCACGTCTGGAGCGACCTGAAAGTCGGGGAGATCGACGAGTCGCCCCTCGACTTCGATCCCCGCGCGTTCGAGGAGTACGAGCACTCCCTGCTGTCCGAGTGCCTCGCGGGCTACGGCGAGCGCTATCCGGACGTGACGGTCCACCGGAAGGTCTACGTCGACGGCCCCCGCGCCCATCTGCAGTCCTGGAGCGAGAAAGCCCAGCTCGTCGTGGTAGGGACTCGCGGCAGGGGAGGCTTCAAGGGGATGGTGCTCGGTTCTACCGGAAACGCGCTCATGCGCGAGGCGCGCTGCCCGGTGATGGTGGTGCGACCGGTCACCTCCTGA
- a CDS encoding nitroreductase family protein translates to MTVDAGTWSLGDTEIIARAVVEAPSVHDTQPWNLRLPDHSAELEERLEFAEPGPDPLRVDRLISCGTALANLELAIRVLGNRSRTSVLPDPQRPELIARIETLGSGTPSSRDLRLYAAISHRRSHRESFTDIPVPTATLADVVAAAGEIPDVDVRLLAADEAVALAQVLAYAAEARRRHPHYQREMFSWTSHWQPRGNAEVVTTWSATLDEHGAAGEAMVTSGIPDVDALAAAIARESVLLFSAPSTSPADLVRVGAAVERCWLAAIDARLSASVVTHPLRVEDAGSRLAEMLDLPVVPLVILRVGF, encoded by the coding sequence GTGACTGTCGATGCCGGAACCTGGTCGCTCGGTGACACCGAGATCATTGCGCGTGCGGTGGTGGAGGCACCCTCGGTACACGACACGCAACCGTGGAATCTGCGACTGCCCGATCACAGCGCCGAACTGGAGGAACGCCTCGAGTTCGCCGAGCCGGGACCGGACCCGCTGCGCGTCGACCGGTTGATCTCGTGTGGCACGGCCCTCGCGAATCTCGAGCTCGCGATCCGGGTCCTCGGCAACCGATCGCGCACCTCGGTGCTGCCCGATCCGCAACGTCCGGAGCTCATCGCCCGGATCGAGACGCTCGGCTCGGGTACCCCGAGTAGCCGCGACCTGCGGTTGTACGCCGCCATCTCGCATCGGCGCAGCCATCGCGAATCGTTCACCGACATCCCGGTGCCGACGGCGACGCTCGCAGACGTCGTCGCCGCGGCCGGGGAGATACCCGACGTCGACGTGCGTCTGCTCGCCGCCGACGAGGCCGTCGCCCTGGCGCAGGTGCTCGCCTATGCGGCGGAGGCCCGCCGGCGTCACCCGCACTACCAGCGGGAGATGTTCTCGTGGACCTCCCACTGGCAGCCGCGCGGCAACGCCGAGGTGGTCACCACCTGGAGCGCGACCCTCGACGAACACGGCGCGGCCGGCGAGGCCATGGTCACGTCGGGGATCCCCGACGTCGATGCGCTGGCGGCGGCGATCGCGCGCGAATCGGTGCTGCTGTTCTCCGCCCCGTCCACCTCGCCGGCGGATCTGGTCCGGGTGGGCGCGGCGGTGGAGCGGTGCTGGCTCGCGGCCATCGATGCGCGATTGTCGGCGTCGGTCGTGACGCATCCGCTGCGGGTCGAGGACGCCGGTTCGCGCCTGGCAGAGATGCTCGACCTGCCGGTCGTGCCGCTGGTGATCCTGCGCGTGGGTTTCTGA
- a CDS encoding universal stress protein, whose translation MTENKPIVVAVDGSDASTTAVHWAARTAAIRGLPLRIVTVVHIPAFYYSEPYLAQSFHEEMKATARDRLDNAAVLARQIIDENRHGNVEITTEQLEGKVVPTLIAQAEHADRLVVGSRGLGEVKGLLAGSVSTAVVSHAMAPVVVVRGRTFDGAPPTKGPVVVGVDGSVSCRDAVEVAFEEASARGATLVAVNVWSDVSVQPSLGAVPEDPHWSRIQTGEEIVLAERLAGYQERYPDVTVERVVARDRPVRVLSEYAEAAQLLVVGTRGRGGFKGLLLGSTSNALIQTADCPVLVVRSKQTED comes from the coding sequence ATGACCGAGAACAAGCCGATCGTCGTGGCCGTCGACGGATCCGACGCGTCCACGACCGCGGTGCACTGGGCGGCACGGACGGCTGCGATCCGCGGCCTGCCGTTGCGCATCGTCACCGTCGTGCACATCCCCGCCTTCTACTACTCCGAGCCCTACCTCGCGCAGAGCTTCCACGAGGAGATGAAGGCGACGGCCCGCGACCGGCTCGACAACGCGGCCGTGCTCGCCCGGCAGATCATCGACGAGAACCGTCACGGGAACGTCGAGATCACCACCGAACAGCTCGAAGGCAAGGTCGTTCCCACGCTCATCGCACAGGCCGAGCACGCCGACCGGCTCGTCGTCGGCTCGCGCGGCCTCGGCGAGGTGAAGGGCCTGCTCGCCGGTTCGGTCTCCACGGCGGTCGTCTCGCACGCGATGGCGCCCGTCGTCGTGGTGCGGGGCCGCACCTTCGACGGTGCGCCGCCGACAAAGGGGCCCGTCGTCGTCGGTGTCGACGGCTCGGTCTCGTGCCGCGACGCGGTGGAGGTCGCGTTCGAGGAGGCATCCGCACGCGGCGCGACGCTCGTCGCGGTGAACGTGTGGAGCGACGTGAGCGTCCAGCCCTCGCTCGGCGCCGTCCCGGAGGACCCGCACTGGAGCCGGATCCAGACCGGTGAGGAGATCGTGCTCGCCGAACGTCTCGCCGGATACCAGGAGCGGTACCCGGACGTCACCGTCGAACGTGTCGTCGCCCGCGACCGGCCGGTGCGAGTGCTCAGCGAATACGCCGAGGCCGCACAGCTTCTCGTGGTCGGAACCCGCGGACGCGGCGGCTTCAAGGGGTTGCTGCTCGGCTCCACGAGCAATGCGCTGATCCAGACCGCGGACTGCCCGGTCCTCGTCGTCCGGTCGAAGCAGACCGAGGACTGA
- a CDS encoding sensor histidine kinase has protein sequence MIEPTDVAIDTLLAELRDRLDDSVDAPTTLRGLLEAVLVVGSGLELDSMLQRIVSAATALLDARYGALGVRAADGGLSEFVYVGINPTQREVMGHLPEGRGILGLLINDPRPVRLGDLSKHSASIGFPPNHPPMKSFLGTPIMVRGKVFGSIYLTEKLGAPEFTEEDEVILKVLAMSAGVAVENARLFEGSLDRERWLTAMASINSRLLMGGSVDETLSMLTGQVRELARCAGAYVMLVDGHHGRLQAASPAAPCGKDKRFDLTGSPVLKALKSRQPMHLDTLEGLPPMEQGDEGHAVVLPLSATSTVTGVLVATREAGTEPWDDEDVARFESMANLAAVALEFAEQQRKKRLLDVLADRDRIAQDLHDNVIQRLFATGMSLQSATADGAGTERVVEVIRHAIEQLDRTVREIRTTIFDLHTTGAAASNSLRRRLLDVVGDLSIHSSVAPNVQFVGPIDTLVPMRIHPHAEAVLREGLSNALRHSQSDNISVSVSVQDDFRIEILDDGTGLPDMPRRSGLANLERRAVQCGGSCEIGPAHPRGTRVLWAVPL, from the coding sequence ATGATCGAACCCACCGACGTCGCCATCGACACGCTGCTCGCCGAGCTCCGCGACCGGCTCGACGATTCCGTCGACGCCCCGACGACCCTGCGCGGACTGCTCGAAGCGGTGCTCGTGGTGGGGTCGGGTCTCGAACTCGACTCCATGCTCCAGCGCATCGTCTCCGCCGCGACCGCCCTTCTCGACGCCCGCTACGGCGCGCTCGGCGTGCGCGCCGCCGACGGTGGTCTGTCGGAGTTCGTGTACGTCGGGATCAATCCGACGCAGCGCGAGGTGATGGGCCATCTGCCCGAGGGCCGGGGCATCCTGGGTCTGCTCATCAACGATCCCCGGCCGGTCCGTCTCGGCGACCTGTCGAAGCATTCCGCCTCCATCGGTTTCCCGCCCAACCATCCGCCCATGAAGAGCTTCCTCGGAACTCCGATCATGGTGCGCGGCAAGGTTTTCGGCAGCATCTACCTCACCGAGAAACTGGGCGCACCCGAGTTCACCGAAGAGGACGAGGTGATCCTCAAGGTGCTCGCGATGTCCGCCGGTGTGGCCGTCGAGAACGCGCGCCTGTTCGAGGGCTCCCTCGACCGCGAGAGATGGCTTACCGCAATGGCATCCATCAACTCCCGGCTGCTGATGGGTGGGTCGGTGGACGAGACGCTGTCGATGCTCACCGGCCAGGTCCGCGAACTCGCCCGGTGTGCGGGCGCCTATGTGATGCTCGTCGACGGCCACCACGGCCGCCTGCAGGCCGCGTCCCCCGCAGCGCCGTGCGGGAAGGACAAGCGTTTCGATCTCACCGGATCGCCTGTGCTGAAAGCGCTCAAGAGCAGGCAGCCGATGCACCTCGATACCCTCGAGGGACTGCCACCGATGGAGCAGGGCGACGAAGGACACGCGGTGGTGCTGCCGCTGTCGGCGACGTCGACGGTCACGGGTGTGCTCGTCGCGACCCGCGAGGCCGGTACCGAACCGTGGGACGACGAGGACGTGGCCCGCTTCGAATCCATGGCGAACCTCGCGGCCGTGGCCCTCGAATTCGCCGAACAGCAACGCAAGAAGCGGTTGCTCGACGTGCTGGCCGATCGCGATCGCATCGCACAGGACCTGCACGACAACGTCATCCAGCGCCTGTTCGCCACGGGTATGAGCTTGCAGAGCGCGACCGCGGACGGTGCGGGTACCGAACGCGTCGTGGAGGTGATCCGCCACGCGATCGAACAGCTCGACCGGACGGTGCGCGAGATCCGCACGACCATCTTCGATCTGCACACCACCGGCGCGGCGGCGTCGAACAGTCTGCGCCGGAGACTGCTGGACGTGGTGGGCGACCTGAGCATCCACTCCTCGGTGGCGCCCAACGTGCAGTTCGTCGGACCCATCGACACGCTGGTGCCGATGCGCATCCACCCGCATGCCGAGGCTGTGCTCCGCGAGGGGCTGAGCAACGCGCTGCGCCATTCCCAGTCCGACAACATCTCGGTGTCGGTCTCGGTTCAGGACGATTTCCGGATCGAGATCCTCGACGACGGCACGGGTCTGCCCGACATGCCTCGCCGCAGCGGGCTGGCGAACCTCGAGCGGCGCGCCGTGCAGTGCGGCGGGTCGTGCGAGATCGGTCCGGCCCACCCGCGCGGCACCCGGGTGCTGTGGGCGGTCCCGCTCTGA
- a CDS encoding tellurite resistance/C4-dicarboxylate transporter family protein: MQAPSRLREEVRILAPGYFAFVMAGGIVSTGLHLRGFHLASAVLLIVSAIGYATLVALSVWRFFAFRDEVRADLADSGRAFGFFTFVAGSNVLGVRLMMDGWHSTAAVLLVGAAATWLVLGYVVPWTAVLGTAERPVLAKANGTWFIWVVASESVAIAAATLQPVYRELDRLLAALAVFTWGVGLFLYAAAGVFVAVRMLQYPLRPTDLTAPYWVSMGACSITVVAGSRIVEMDDAPMVDATRGLIAGLAVVIWVFATWLLPPLVAAGWWRHRVHRVRLDYDSSLWSIVFPLGMYAIAGMYLGRADDLPLVGAIGAAELWVAVAAWVAVFAAMLHRMWVRLIRPVERDRR, encoded by the coding sequence GTGCAGGCCCCTTCCCGTCTCCGCGAAGAAGTCCGCATCCTCGCGCCGGGTTACTTCGCCTTCGTCATGGCCGGCGGAATCGTGTCCACCGGACTCCACCTCCGCGGTTTCCACCTCGCATCGGCCGTGCTGCTGATCGTGTCCGCGATCGGATACGCGACGCTGGTGGCCCTGTCGGTGTGGCGGTTCTTCGCGTTCCGCGACGAGGTCCGCGCCGATCTCGCCGATTCCGGACGGGCGTTCGGCTTCTTCACCTTCGTCGCGGGCAGCAACGTGCTCGGCGTACGCCTGATGATGGACGGCTGGCATTCCACCGCGGCCGTACTACTCGTGGGCGCGGCGGCGACGTGGCTGGTGCTCGGATATGTCGTCCCGTGGACCGCCGTGCTCGGCACGGCGGAGCGTCCCGTCCTCGCGAAGGCGAACGGAACGTGGTTCATCTGGGTCGTCGCCAGCGAGTCGGTGGCCATCGCCGCGGCCACGCTCCAACCGGTCTACCGCGAACTGGACCGGCTCCTCGCCGCCCTCGCGGTGTTCACCTGGGGCGTCGGGCTGTTCCTGTACGCGGCGGCCGGTGTCTTCGTCGCGGTGCGGATGTTGCAGTACCCGTTGCGACCCACCGACCTGACCGCCCCTTACTGGGTGTCGATGGGAGCGTGCTCGATCACCGTCGTGGCGGGTTCACGGATCGTCGAGATGGACGACGCACCGATGGTCGACGCGACCCGCGGACTGATCGCGGGCCTCGCCGTCGTCATCTGGGTCTTCGCGACGTGGCTGCTCCCCCCGCTCGTCGCGGCCGGTTGGTGGCGACACCGCGTCCACCGGGTGCGGCTGGACTACGACTCGTCCCTGTGGTCGATCGTCTTCCCGCTCGGCATGTACGCGATCGCGGGGATGTATCTGGGTCGCGCCGACGATCTGCCACTGGTCGGCGCGATCGGCGCCGCCGAATTGTGGGTCGCGGTGGCGGCCTGGGTCGCGGTGTTCGCCGCGATGCTGCACCGCATGTGGGTACGGCTCATACGGCCGGTCGAGCGCGACCGACGGTGA
- a CDS encoding globin domain-containing protein — protein sequence MPLSPESKDVIAATLPAVGAAIGDITPLFYSKMFAAHPELERDLFNRGNQKQGEQQKALAGSIAAFATLQLDPDPARVEAILSRIAHKHASLGIKPDEYWIVHKHLFEAIVEILGEAVTPEVAKAWDELYWLMANTLISMEADLYRAAGVEAGDVWRTVRVADRVHQSADTVSFVLTSLDGSPLPTFRPGQYLSVGVRLPDGARQIRQYSLSSAPAKGDWRITVKRVLETTAPDGTVLPAGEVSNFLYNNVFEGDELEVTTPFGDLVLTEDDTPILLASAGIGCTPMIGMLDHLAGVGDERPVAVLHADRSVASHAHRRELETLAEKIPSAQLYRWYEDLGNRRPLETVRVGRADISDLPLDPKTQAYLCGPLPFMLSLREALIERNVPAENIHYEVFGPDSWAPAS from the coding sequence ATGCCGCTCTCACCCGAATCCAAGGACGTCATCGCCGCGACCCTCCCGGCGGTGGGAGCCGCCATCGGCGACATCACCCCGTTGTTCTATAGCAAGATGTTCGCCGCCCATCCCGAGCTCGAACGCGATCTGTTCAACCGCGGCAACCAGAAGCAGGGTGAGCAGCAGAAGGCACTCGCCGGATCGATCGCGGCCTTCGCGACGCTCCAGCTCGATCCCGATCCCGCCCGTGTCGAGGCGATCCTGTCCCGCATCGCCCACAAGCACGCCTCGCTCGGCATCAAGCCCGACGAGTACTGGATCGTCCACAAGCACCTCTTCGAGGCGATCGTCGAAATCCTCGGAGAGGCAGTGACTCCGGAAGTCGCGAAGGCGTGGGACGAGCTGTACTGGCTGATGGCCAATACCCTCATCTCGATGGAGGCCGATCTGTACCGGGCCGCAGGTGTCGAGGCCGGCGACGTCTGGCGCACCGTCCGCGTCGCCGACCGCGTCCACCAGTCCGCCGACACCGTCTCGTTCGTGCTCACCTCGCTCGACGGTTCCCCGCTGCCCACCTTCCGTCCGGGCCAGTACCTCTCGGTCGGCGTCCGCCTCCCCGACGGCGCCCGCCAGATCCGTCAGTACAGCCTGTCGAGCGCACCCGCGAAGGGCGACTGGCGTATCACCGTCAAGCGGGTCCTGGAGACCACCGCACCCGACGGCACCGTGCTTCCCGCCGGTGAGGTGTCGAACTTCCTGTACAACAACGTCTTCGAGGGCGACGAGCTGGAAGTCACCACTCCCTTCGGCGATCTAGTACTCACCGAGGACGACACCCCGATCCTGTTGGCGTCCGCCGGCATCGGATGCACCCCGATGATCGGCATGCTCGATCATCTCGCCGGCGTCGGCGACGAGCGTCCCGTCGCGGTCCTGCACGCCGACCGGTCGGTCGCGAGCCACGCCCACCGCCGCGAGCTCGAGACCCTTGCCGAGAAGATCCCGTCGGCCCAGCTGTACCGCTGGTACGAGGACCTCGGCAACCGCCGGCCGCTCGAGACGGTCCGCGTCGGACGTGCCGACATCTCCGATCTGCCGCTCGATCCGAAGACCCAGGCCTACCTGTGCGGCCCGCTGCCGTTCATGCTCTCGCTGCGCGAGGCCCTGATCGAGCGCAACGTCCCGGCCGAGAACATCCACTACGAGGTGTTCGGACCCGACAGCTGGGCGCCTGCCTCCTGA